The Polyodon spathula isolate WHYD16114869_AA chromosome 21, ASM1765450v1, whole genome shotgun sequence genome contains the following window.
ctgtatgtgtttgtgtgatacTGTTACAGTTTTGTGAActgacagcaaaataaaaataagatgaaaagaaacaacaactaCCTACAAATTAATGTATGTAACACCAACAATCCAGGTGAacaatattattatcattactatttatttggcaaacacctttatccaaggcgacttacaagtgttacagggcaatacaactttacaatgcaaaacaatatttaaatacagtatagttaaaAGTAAGTGCAAaatatactactaaaatacagtacaaaagataagatgcaacaagttaggattaaaCCTTTACAGTCCAATGTCGCATcaggtccgatattacaattttccctttccagtccgatgtcagaccctgtccaacatcattaaaaagacgtaaagcacaggtctttaatcatttattctccggaaaaagcagagaaaacctttcaatggctgagtgagaccaaaaaaataaaaaaaggtgtatctcatagccccatgcagacataacaaaggaggtagctgcttctgcatccagtgctcaaagaatatcacagacacttgcaaagctttttgagatgttatagtaataaaataatgacttggatagcattgaggactttggtgataaaatgagtgctaaggagaggatttatcagtatgcacgtctataaagaggtatgaggaaaatacagtgaacaaggggtggggcttggctggagatacagaactgagtgtacttttgcgattcaatgccttttaaacctgctttactctaaaaaaaaaaaataataataataatgtacaaacagcgcatgtaaaataaacagcgcgtgtgaaaataaattggacccgacgcgcctgacaagtgctgaataaattgactgcaaagggttaaaacaatttATAATATCTCAGCTTGACTGAAAACAAGAACAAGGAACTACACAGCATATGCAATGCAGTCCTCCTGGTATAGGACAGCTATGGTGCATTTCTGTGTGGAAAGTACTCACCCGAATTTCCACCAGCTCTTCCACAAAGTTAAAGAGCAATGGGTTGATCTCTTTGAGCTTCAAGACAGGCCGTGACATCATCAAGCTGAGGTACCTCATTGAAGAGCGACACACCTGCAGGCGGGCATCACACACAGCGACACAGTTAGCGGCAGGGATTAATAGTTTTCAACTGAATGGAGCCAAGCCTAGAATTCATAGGATTTCATTAACCCATTACACTTACAATACCTGTGTGTTAAACTTTGTGGATTCAAGCACTACTTTTCTTAGAGAAACACTTGTTCTGTCAGCTTCTGAACAATGCCATTTTCCCAGAACCCTGGAATTTTCATACTCCATTGTCAAACAGACAAATCCAGGACCAACAGTACAGCGCAGTTGCCAAGTGAACAATGTAATTTGAATCTTATTACCAGAAAGTATCAAGGTTCTGCCAATAGATGGTTCATTCAGCAAAGCCTAAAAAGTCACTTTAAAATAGTTTCTTTGTCAATTCTCGTGATTCAGATTACAGAGTTCCCTATAATGTTTATGAGACTGTGCTAACGAGAATGGACGTGCTAGTGGAATGGTATTATAGGGTGGTTATAACTGTTTATGCTGTAGTATTGCCTAATAAAGGATGACCActatacaaatattaaacagcatTTAACTTCCAGTTTTCTCCTTGCTTTACTTATTACGCATAAATTTGGACTCCGTCTCCACGTCATCTATTATCCTTAATAATCAAATTGCTTGAAAGAACGTAATGCTAATCAACAGATAAGTCAAACTCACTTTTCGGGACTCAAACTCCCAGTTGTGAATGACTCGAGCAGGGATGACAGCCATGTCATTCCAGTGGCAGTTGCTGCAGTAATATTGACCAGTGTAGTCGCACTGTCTCGCTTCATTCGGAATGCCCCCTGCAGGGGAAAAAACTGGATTTCATTCACCTAACCTTCAAGGCCTAGACAATTGGAGGTTCTCTCttgaattttttcttttttcaatgatAGTTACAAGACCAAAATGTAATATCTTAGATGCCAGTTAtttatttcctctttttttccccccccacaATTTCACATATTTCTTGGTTTGTTTCTAAAAACAATTATGTTctagtaaaaagaaagtgtttagAACTACTTACTAAAAAGATGCGGCTTAAATGTATTCTATTTcaatgaaaggttttcttttgtttaaactccTACTGGTATTTTTGCATTGCACTGCAAGAGGGCACATGTACAACAATTGTTCCAAGGATCAGAACTTATGTAGTACTACACCTTTAAAGGGAATGACAAAGCTACATTTCCTGCATGCCCCTACACAGATTTGTCTTTtcaaaagactgaaaaaaagaagagaaacgGAAGTCTTTGTGAAACAGGAGCAGAGGTGTGTTAAGAGCAGGGAAGGCAAAGAGAAGAGCAGAAGGAACTCACGCAGCGAGACAGGTGCCCGGCACTCTGCACACCTGTAATCCTGGCTGTCCAGTCCGCTTTCGGGGCAGATGTTCAGCTCATACTCTGACTGGTGGCTGACCTTTGACCTGACGCAGGGTTTGGTGATGGTGTTCAGACATTTGCTGTGGCACCGATAGGAACAACCTGACAGAATTAATTCTTGACATTTTAAATTTTCACTAAAAGGTGTACTAGCTACTAAATCTACTGTGAATTAACTTGGGGCCATTTTCATTGTCCCCCTCTTCATTGTTTAGTCTAACTTATTTCTGGATAAATTTCAAAATGCAGGTACATTTAGTGTTACAGAACCCACTGCAGGGCTTACTGGAAACAATAAGTTACttttgctgtgtcccatgttgtcTGTATTGCTTCATTTTTACATAATcttgattgttttgttatttttattcacacatcatagctAAATCAACTAGGGAATTGCTACATGGGGCACAAGGTAAGATCATGTGTTCTGTAACACTCAATGCAGTGATTGTGAGAATGTAACTCCATAAATGAACAACATGCATTGAAGTCATTTTCCCGTTCATATCATTTAGTATTATAAgtacattaaataatgtaacacaaGTACAGTTAATGTATCTGTATATTTGAGAGCATCCTCTAAAGGTACATTTATTGGTATTCCTGCAATGCTCTTTGGGCAGAACAGAGCCTGCCTTTCAGAGGACATATTTATCAATGAGTAAAGGAGGATGGTTCAGCACAAGAATTGTGTTCTAACTTGGAACTCTGTCTAACAAAGAAAGAATAGGGAAATGGGATAGATGTGGATCCACAAGAAGGTGGTTACATTcgaaaaaacaattgaaaaccaTGGATATGCTAGAGAGATAATGAAAATATGTCAGAAACATTATTAGGGGTTTTTCAGTTTCACaatcacagtatttatttatttatttattcctggtACACttgagatattcagtaaagacataaattaataaagcaaGCATATTGAGGACATATCTGAGAGAAGCATGGCAAACAGCCCTGCATTCTAGCAACATTTAAACAGAAGCTAGACGGTGCCCCACCTGTGCAGGTATACCAGGTCTGGATAAGCCCCCAGATGATGGCGCTGCACTTGTCACAGGTCTGCTTGACGCTTTTACTCTTCTCCTTGTAGAATCGGTGCTCCAGCAGGACTCGCATATTGGGCTCATCTTCATCAGGGTCCTtatgaaaaaagcagagaaatatTACATCTGCAAATAGACAACATCCACCCTACTTAGTCCTGAACAGCATTACTACTGATAGTTATCAGGTTCTTCAGTTTTAGGATTTCTCACAGTGTATGCTGGAACTGCATGTATGTAAATAcatactctcacacacacacacatacacacacacacacagagtgtgtgAGTCTTTGGTCCCTTTTCTGAAGCAATTGCAAGCAAATTGAAAATCTTCATTCAGAAGCAAAAcaactgtacaataaaaaaaaataataataaataaaaagacataaaGCTATTAAGAAACAGGCAAGATCAACAGCATACAGTATTTGGTCCTTCCTATAACAAAGTTATATCTTacacttgtagtttttatttccttaaagggtacataagcaCCTCcgagaactacatttcccatcatcctcctgctcatataTATAACGGAGATGGATTTACCAGGGAGCAGGAAGATTatgggaaatgtaattctgagaggtccatgcaggtacatgggaagccatcttgaggcagggaatgcaattttaaaaagttttaaaaagtggtcaaaatgtttaaaaaaaaaaaaaattaatacacacagcttacataaacagttgtagcaacacatgggaacatgtaacacaatacaataaaaaggttcttatgtaccctttaaacctTTGA
Protein-coding sequences here:
- the def8 gene encoding differentially expressed in FDCP 8 homolog isoform X4; translated protein: MEYDERLARFRRGHLNPFNKAEEEPRGDKDPLHNEMKPDSFQSELRFHPTDRVMDLGLAEDHFSRPVGSFIASDIEHLKQAIEDCKRLILELPEHSEKQKDTVVKLIHLRLKLQELKDPDEDEPNMRVLLEHRFYKEKSKSVKQTCDKCSAIIWGLIQTWYTCTGCSYRCHSKCLNTITKPCVRSKVSHQSEYELNICPESGLDSQDYRCAECRAPVSLRGIPNEARQCDYTGQYYCSNCHWNDMAVIPARVIHNWEFESRKVCRSSMRYLSLMMSRPVLKLKEINPLLFNFVEELVEIRKLRQDILLMKPYFITCKEAMEARLLLQMQKSSEELDLNFNKEQFCASL